The stretch of DNA TAGCTATTGTTACCGGAGAATGTCAGCGTTCCGCTACCGGTCTTAGTGAAACCGCCACCAATACCGCTGATGACACCGCTAATGGTTTCACTACGATTAAGCGTTCCTTCCGTTAAGGTATTTGCACCCAAGTGAACATCACCAGCACCAGACAGAGAGCCAACCGTTGTTGAGGCATTACTGGTATCAACTACCCCACCTACCTGATTCACAATGGTGGCGTTTTCCGCTAAAGCCTGACCAAAGAACGCAACGGTTCCGCTGTTGGTAATCAAAGCAGAGCCCGCATTAGAATTATCAGCCAGATTCAGCGTTGAAGTACTTAACAGATTAATATTGGACTGTGCGCTATTTGACTGGCCAAAGAAGTTAATCACGCCATTGGCTTTACCATCAATCAGCGCAGTATTTGCCGATGAAGTATCGTTGAAGTTCAGGGTACTACTGTCTACAGAGAAATGATGCTGTTCCGCACTACTGGCCGCATTCATATTGACAGTAGAACCAGTTTCCAGAGTAACCAGGCTGCTGCTTTTACCTAATGCTCCGGTAATGTTGGCATTGACCACCACCTGACTCAGGCCGTTAGTGCCTTTCACTGTGGTGTCACCCTGATAGTCATTTAACAGATCAAGGTTTAGGGTGCTGTCTCTTTGGGTTTTACTACTGAGGACTGTCAATGCGCCGTTACCGCTAATCAGCCCCTGGGTATTTAACGTATAACCATTCAGGTCGAAATTACCCCCTGAGGTTCCCAGGAAGATTTCACGTTGAGTGGTAAAGTCTGCCCCATTTTGTAAGGTAGAACCGTTATTAATCGTCAGTGATGTACCCAGTTGCCCCAGGTTTTGTTCTGCAGATATCTGCAAAATACCACCGTTGATACGGGTTCCTCCGGTGTAGCTGTTATTTCCTTTTAGGATCAGACGACCATTATCAGTTTTCAGCAACGTCAGTGAATCACTGCTGTCAAGCTGCTGGAGGTCTGAATTAATGGTGGCAGTATAATCGGCACCCGCACCACCAACACCGACACGAATCAGGAAATCACCTGTACCAACAGTTTGTCCGGTATAAAACTCAGGAGCCATAGATGTGTTGGTTTCAACAATCTTGATAACATCCCCACCAATCACATAACCCGATGAAGCAAACTGCGCGCCAGCCAATACGATGTCACCAAGGCTGTCATTGACCGTAACTGCCGCAGCTTCTCCCTGAAAAATCGCAAATGAAGCCTGCTGCCATGGGGCATTACCATTACCGTCCGGTAGCGTCCAGTTGTTATCACCCAATGAGTTACCCGGTGCCAGCCAGTTACCCACACCACCATCTACTTTTTTGTTACCTACCACGCCATCGATACCATGGTGCGAAAATTCACCGCCATCCCAGAATTGCAGCGTCAGATTATTACCGTTTACCAGGTTAACTTCTGTATCAATTGAGGTTTGAACAAATACGTTGTTTCTGTCTGCCGTTGACGGAATTGAACCGATGGTCAGAGTGTTGTTGGCATCATTCGGATCGGAAGCATCATTGGTGATATTGCCGGAGTAGTTAAACAGACGATAAACTCCCGGGCCAAAGTACCCCCCCCTGAGAAACATCAACATTCACCTGACCTTTCAATACCAGATCTTTCACATTCACCAGGTCATTCAAATCACCGCCCTGATTGTATGCCAAACCCAATTGGAAATTACTTTGGGTAGTACTGGTAAGGTCCAGGTTACCTTTAATATTTAATGTACTGGCGCTATTGTCTCCCGGTGTAAGAATGCTATTAGCATTCATAACCACATCACCACCAATGGTGCCTTTACCGCCCAGTGATGCGCCCGAAAGTACTGTTGTCAGCCCGGTAGCCGCACTTTGATCGCCATTAATCAGCAAGGTCCCATTATCAACACGCGTTTCTGCCTGATAACTGTTATTACCGTTCAGTCGGGTTAAACCACTGCCGATCTGATGGAATGCACCGGTACCAACGATAGCTCCGCTTAACGTTAACTCTTTTGATAAATCAATGGTAAACAGGCCGTTATCGATAATGGATGTGGCTTCAGACAGGCTGCCGCTGGTACCGCCATCACCAATTTGTAATGCGCCCGTAGCATCAATTAATGTATTACCGGTGTAGGTATTTTCTCCCAGTAAGATAGTGGTTCCGATAGCACCACGTTCAAGCTGACCGTCACCACTAATCACCCCGCTGTAGACTTGAGTGGCAGATGTACCATCCAGTACCACTTTACTGGTGCTGCCACTGGTGGCGACATCATAGTTATTCAATGTGGCTTTAGTGGCATCACTGATGTTATCAGCAGCACGTAAGGTGGCACCATTGGCCACACTAATGGTTGGAGTCGTGCCGGATAGCGCCAGATTATCAACAATACGGACATCTGCCTGACTGCCGGAAACCGCAAGACTATTCCAGCCAGTACCTATGTTTGTCGCTTTAGCCAGATCGTCAGTTGTCAGAGAACCAATTTTGGCACTTGGACCTGCGCCATTCCATAAATGGGTATCGGTTAATGTCAGTTGACTGTCTGTTCCCCCTTCACTAAGAATGTGGCGAGTGGCAAACAGATCAACATTACCCAACTGTGCGGAATCACCACCGTCAGCTCCGGAGAAGTTAACTTCTCCGGCAAAAGTACCGCTATTCCAGACGAAACGATCCTGGCCTGAGTCCGCATTGATTACGCCGCGCGTTGCGCCGCCGTCGAGAGTAATAACATCATTGCCGCTGCCTGACTGAATGGCTAACGCAGTATCACTGACAGCCTGCAATGTTCCTTTATTCGTAATAGTATTATTGGCACTACCACCAGCGTTAATCAGCGTAGCCTGCTGACTGTTAGCAATAATAGAAGCATTGGTATCATTAAGAATGGTTCGACTACCGGTACCAGCACCACTGATATCAATAACATCCATCTGACTGGTGGTACTACCCGCTGTAATAGAACCGGTATTGGTAAATGCGCCAGCCAGAGCCGCCTGAACAATATTCGACCCTTCACTGAAGCTGTTAATCACACCACCATTACTGATACTGCCAAGGGCTATCGGCGCATAAATAGCCGCACCACCCGCTGCATCAACATAAATATTGGCCTGAGTATCAACGCTGCCGTCGGTTCTTGCACGAATAGCATCCCCTGTTGCAGTATGGGTGGCGTTATCTACGTTGATGGTATAACCGCTACCAATATGCAAATCACCGGTAGTGTTACTACCATCTTCATTTTCAAAAGCGAAGCCCGCGCCGCTGAAGTTGCTATCGTCGCCCATAACGTTCAGCACGTTACCGGTATTGGCATTACTGTCATCGGCAGTAAATGTCACCGCAGTACGTATTGCCGGGCCATCTGCCGCATTAATCGTCACGTTATTCAGTTTGATGTTAGAACTGTTGGCGTTGTTCTGGATACCTGCACCGCTGCCGCTGACGTTGATGGTAGTATTTTGTGCCGTCAGAGAAACCGCACCGGTATCCATCAGAATACCGTGAGCACCATCCGTCGCATCTACCCGGTTATCATTACCGTTGATGGTTAATGTAGCGCCATTAATTAACTGTACGGCAGCCAGACCACCATTGGCAGTCACCACACCCAGTTTATTCACCACGGCGCCACTGCCTTCAACTTTAACCCCAACGCTACTACTTGGGCCTGTACTACCTGCGCTACGGCTAACGGAGATGGTACCTCTATTGGTTAGCTGCCCCTGATTCTGAATATATACCCCGAGGTTGTTATCACCTTCAACGGCGATATCAGAGTTATTGGTAGCAATTCCGCCATTGTGCAGATAAACACCAATATTATCGCTGCCCCCCAGTTGCATACCGGAATCATTGCCCAGAATTAACTGGCCATTATAGGAAACGTCATATCCTTTAATACCGCTCTGAGAGCTTTGAGTACTGATGTCAGCATGGGAATCAACAATAGTTGGCAGAGTCGTCGTGCTGATATTGCCGTTGATTTTATAATCCCGTCCATCAACGACTACTGCTGTAGTATTATTGTTCTCCAGCAGAATAGCACCATCACTGATAACACCCTGGGCACCACCGGTTACTTTCACACCAACAGCCTGCTCTCCTTTAACATGAATTTGAGCATCACCGGTTAATAATCTTGATGCAGTTGAACCGTCGCGCCCATTGGTATGTACTGCGACCGATCCTGCACCGCTGACGGTCAGATTGTAAGGATTTGCCAGACTTCCGGTTGAACTACCGGTAAAGCTGGCACCGTGGTCGATAGCAAACAGAATAGTTCCCGCTTGTCCATTGTCACCCAAGGTAGCAGTAGCCAAATCGATTTCCGCCTGTGGGCCATAGGCGTAATAACCGATCTGATTTTCACCGTTAAACTGAATAGTGGCTGAAGGTTGAACATTAATCAGTGCATTACCCCGGGCATGAACCCCTACCGCACCTCTGGCATTCAGGATTATTTGTGAAGCAATATTCCCGGTGGCGCGATAACTATTATCACCTTCAACAAACACAGCAAAGTTACGGTAATTAATATCACCGGAGCCATCCACGGTAATGGTGCCACCTAAAGACTGAACATCGGCATTGGCTTTATTTGCCAACACGTTTAATGCTACGTTGTTATCACCATTGACATAAATATCGCCGTTATTTCTCACCGTCGTGGTATCAATCGCCGACAGGCCAAAGTTTTGCGCTACATAACCAAGTACCTTGGTACCTAATACTTCAATTCGTCCGTTATTGATGACCAGACCACTGGCACCATTGACCAGCATACCAACGGCATTACGAACCTTAGATCCCAGAATAATGGTGCCATCATTGGTTACGTTGCCGCTGCTACTGGTTCGCACACCGGCAGCCTGTGAGGCACCGCCAATCATATTGACGTCGGAATAACTATCGGTCATCGAGGTTTGTGCCTGAGTACCAACATAAATCTCACCGCTGGCACTATTCACAAAGGTTGAGCTACCGCTGATATCTGCACCATAACCAGAAGCTTTACCCCTGGCATTATGGCTATTGCTGACAAGATTAATTCGGCCATCGTTAGTTGCCTGGGTATTTCCTTCTGCCACCATGCCCGCAGCGCCGTCACTATCACCATTGGTTAATGCAGCATTAATCAGTGAGCTATTGGTCAGAGTACTGTTGCCCTTGCCGTGCATAGCATAAGAGCCATTGTTATTGACGTTCTGGTTAGTACCATTCTTCTCAATAAACAGACCGGCATTAATCGTACCCAGGTTAGTGGCGCTGGAATCCTCCGCCAGCATGCCATCAGAAAGTGGGCTATTGCCACTTTCACGCCAGGCGTTTAGAGCACCCTGATTAATTAAAGTAGCATTATCTTTGGCATGCATTACCGAACTGGCACCGCTCACCGCCAGACTGCCTTCTGAAGTAATAATACCTGAGGCATTAGAACCGGTCGCCAGAATGACATTCAGCTCGCCGGTATCCAGAGTGCCATTATTACTGTGTGCCAGTCCGTCCTGCCAGATATGGTATTCCCAATCAACCCTGTCGGTTTCCCTCAGGGCCAGGACAGATAAGATAAGAGAGTTGTAAGCATCCTGCGCAGTTTTGGCAGAGTTAATCACCTTACCATCGCTGCTGGTTACTTCGCCATCTAACCAAAGCTGAACCTGGCTGGGAGTGGTGCCATCATCCCGAATTAACCAGTCATTCAGCGTGGCAATATCGGCCGCGGATTGAATCGTAAACGTTTTGTCCGCCAGACGAACCACTTCACCGGACGCATCCATACCATAAGCAGGTACACTAATTTCCTGACTGTATTTAGTACTGCTTACCGTTCCGGTCTGAGTATCGGAAGGGAGGACTATTGCCGGAGCAAAGTTAATGCGGTTATCTGAATACCAGTTAACATCGCTGGTTGCAGACCCGGTACCTTCGGCCGCCGCCAGAGTAGTATGTTTACTAAGTAATGAGATAGTGTTAGACGCGTCAGAAATCGCAGTATTACTGTTGGTATCAGCACCCAAATAGACATTAACCGTCCCACCTACCGGGGGCAATACGAGCAATGCCTAAATTGTTATATATTTTAATCGAAGAAGGATCATAAGTTGGTAACTGAATAGCGCCAACCTGTTCAGAGGTATTGGTACCAAAAGTGGAAGAATCATACACTTTTAGTACTGACTGACTTCCTTCCAGGCCAGGTATGGTTACATTAACTTCCTGGTTTTGTTGTGGCTGCCCTGCTGAAGTAGAATAGAAAAAGCTATCTATATTATCAGCAGTGATCTGTTCAGCTTGCTGGCTGCTTGACAGGGCCTGAATAGTTTTTATTCTTCCCTGAAGCAACAGATCTTTTAACGTTGCATTAATCACGTTACCGTTGCTGCCCGCTTCCAGTACAGGAATTGGCCCTACGATATTAAGAACGGTACCTGCCAGGTAGTGCTGATCGTTTGCGGTATTATCATTCTGATCGATGCCATCAATATTAAAATGCACTCCAGTTTGAAACTGCTGGTCCGGACTTTGTGCAGGAAAAGTGTAATTACCTATCCAGGATTGATTAATAGTTGCACTATGCGAAATAAACGGGAAAAGGCTAAGAGCCAGTATTAGTGCGGTTTTCAGTGTTGTTCGTCCAGAACCTTTCTTTCTTCCTTTTGTTGTTTCAGGGGCTACCACCATGGCATTAAGAGTGTCACTCCAGACCAGTCTATAAATGGTGTTCATATATTATTACCTATTGGACAAACAAATACTCACAAATACAGGGGGTATTCAATATAAATATTATATTCAACAACCCATTCCCATTAGTTATAAAGAAAAAGAGGTTTAATTATTAAGGTCATACTTAAAAAATAGCCCATGTATTTTATACAACAAGTTAATAGAGGTTAAATATTGAAGAAATTCTTTTTAAATAGCTTATTTTTTACATAGTATCATTATTGAAATTTCACCACTTTGAAAATGTAATAATTTGTTTTTCATAATATTTTATAAAATAAGAAATAAAATAACGTGTGTTTTTTATACATATAACCATGATATAAACATGGTTTATTTATAAATAAAAATAGATTTAACGTTCAAAAAACAACCTGATTATATAAATCCATTAGTATTTCTTAATAAAAAATAGTTTTTTAGGAACCATATAATCTATTTTAATTCATTGACTTTATTAACCTCATTATATTCAATAAATTAACCACAGAATTAAAATCGTACCGGGTGTAAACTAATATTTACCATACTAAAAAAATGCTTAAAATCACTAAGGCAGCTCAAAACTATTTCTGTAAATGGTTAAAATTTCAGCTTTATCACATTGTCTGATAGCTAAATAAAGCACTTATTTCTGAATCACCCGCAGAGTATTGACGTTTTAGTCGCGCTACGTAATAGTCATTAATTAATCATTTGGCAAATACTTAATATAAAAAGATTACCAAAATGATTAGCGCGATCATTATTTGTCTATTCATTTAACAGGATCACATGCAAAGCTTCCTTCTTCCTCTGTGGCATCAAATTGTACTTTCTGCACCGTTGTTTATTCTGGCCATATTAGGATATGCCTTAATTCGTTGGGCAAAATGGAGCAAGAATGTCGCCGATGGCCTGACTAAGTTCGTCTTCTCTGTCACACTACCCGCCATGCTGTTCCGTATGATGTGTAACTTCTCTAAGCAGCCACCGGTGGATGCACGTCTACTAATTGCCTTTTTTGGCAGTTGCCTGATCGTTTTTGTAATTGGTCGGATACTGGCGGCAAAGATGCTAAAACTGGACGGCACCTCAGGTTCAGTATTTGCACTGGGAGGGATATTCTCTAACAACGTTATGTTAGGCATTCCGGTAGCGACGGTGGCTCTTGGTGAAGCCTCTCTGCCTTCCGTTGCCCTGGTATTGGTGTTTAACGGGTTAATCCTCTGGACTCTGGTCACTGTATCAGTTGAATGGTCGCGTAGCGGTTCACTCTCTATCAACGGCTTTGCTAAAACAGCGGTCAATGTACTAAAAAATCCGCTCATTATTGGCATCATCTCCGGTACGCTATTTAGTTTAACGGGTTATGATTTACCTGCGGTTGTTGACCAACCAGTAACCATGCTCGGGCAAATTGCAGCCCCTATGTCATTGGTTGCTTTAGGAATGGGGCTGGCGGAATATCGAATTCGGGATGGCTGGCAAATTAGTTCGGTGATTTGTACCCTAAAACTTATCGTACAGCCCTTTATTGTCTGGCTACTGGCGGTTGCTCTTAACCTTCCGCCAATGGAAACGCAAGTCGTTGTGTTATTGGGGTCTATGGCGGTTGGGGTTAATGTCTATCTGATGGCACGCCAGTTCAACGTTATTGTTGGTCCGGCGGCGTCCAGTATGGTGATCTCAACAATTCTGTCAGCCGTAACCACCCCGCTGATTCTGACCCTGATTGGCGTTCGGGTTTAATCAATTGAAAAATTTTAGCCTACAATCAAATACTGAAGTGTTTAATTATTCATTGATAATCAGGAGAAGCTCATCATGTATCAGTTGTATATTGCCAATAAAAATTACTCCTCATGGTCGCTTCGCCCCTGGATCTTACTCAGTCAGTTAGGCATTCCCTTTGAAGAATGTATCGTTCCATTTGATACCGGTTCCAACTGGGAGAAGTTTCGTCGCTTCTCTCCATCAGGAAAGGTGCCTTGTCTGGTTGACGATCAAACCATTGTCTGGGACTCTCTGGCTATTGCTGAGTATCTTGCCGAGTCTTATCCTGAAGTCTGGCCAGACTCCCGGGAAGCTCGCGCCTGGGCCCGCTGTGCCAGTGCAGAAATGCACTCCGGATTCAGCGTATTACGCAACAGTTGCCCAATGAGCGTTGGTGTACGAATTCGCCCGCATCAACTATCAGAATCACTCATTACCGAACTGGCACGACTCAGTGAACTGTGGGAACAAGGACTAAATCAATTTGGCGGTCCTTTTCTGGCTGGTAAAAAGTTCACCGCCGTGGATGCCTTTTTTGCACCGGTTGCGTTCAGAATTCAAAGCTATGACTTACCGGTTTCTCCAGCCGCCAAAGCCTATGCTGAACGTCTGTTAAACCTTCAGTCCATGATGGAATGGGAAGAAGAAGCACTTAAAGAA from Limnobaculum xujianqingii encodes:
- a CDS encoding glutathione S-transferase family protein; the protein is MYQLYIANKNYSSWSLRPWILLSQLGIPFEECIVPFDTGSNWEKFRRFSPSGKVPCLVDDQTIVWDSLAIAEYLAESYPEVWPDSREARAWARCASAEMHSGFSVLRNSCPMSVGVRIRPHQLSESLITELARLSELWEQGLNQFGGPFLAGKKFTAVDAFFAPVAFRIQSYDLPVSPAAKAYAERLLNLQSMMEWEEEALKEVWREEGHEQEALAIGVLLNDLRAE
- a CDS encoding ESPR domain-containing protein translates to MNTIYRLVWSDTLNAMVVAPETTKGRKKGSGRTTLKTALILALSLFPFISHSATINQSWIGNYTFPAQSPDQQFQTGVHFNIDGIDQNDNTANDQHYLAGTVLNIVGPIPVLEAGSNGNVINATLKDLLLQGRIKTIQALSSSQQAEQITADNIDSFFYSTSAGQPQQNQEVNVTIPGLEGSQSVLKVYDSSTFGTNTSEQVGAIQLPTYDPSSIKIYNNLGIARIAPGRWDG
- a CDS encoding AEC family transporter, coding for MQSFLLPLWHQIVLSAPLFILAILGYALIRWAKWSKNVADGLTKFVFSVTLPAMLFRMMCNFSKQPPVDARLLIAFFGSCLIVFVIGRILAAKMLKLDGTSGSVFALGGIFSNNVMLGIPVATVALGEASLPSVALVLVFNGLILWTLVTVSVEWSRSGSLSINGFAKTAVNVLKNPLIIGIISGTLFSLTGYDLPAVVDQPVTMLGQIAAPMSLVALGMGLAEYRIRDGWQISSVICTLKLIVQPFIVWLLAVALNLPPMETQVVVLLGSMAVGVNVYLMARQFNVIVGPAASSMVISTILSAVTTPLILTLIGVRV
- a CDS encoding beta strand repeat-containing protein: MPPVGGTVNVYLGADTNSNTAISDASNTISLLSKHTTLAAAEGTGSATSDVNWYSDNRINFAPAIVLPSDTQTGTVSSTKYSQEISVPAYGMDASGEVVRLADKTFTIQSAADIATLNDWLIRDDGTTPSQVQLWLDGEVTSSDGKVINSAKTAQDAYNSLILSVLALRETDRVDWEYHIWQDGLAHSNNGTLDTGELNVILATGSNASGIITSEGSLAVSGASSVMHAKDNATLINQGALNAWRESGNSPLSDGMLAEDSSATNLGTINAGLFIEKNGTNQNVNNNGSYAMHGKGNSTLTNSSLINAALTNGDSDGAAGMVAEGNTQATNDGRINLVSNSHNARGKASGYGADISGSSTFVNSASGEIYVGTQAQTSMTDSYSDVNMIGGASQAAGVRTSSSGNVTNDGTIILGSKVRNAVGMLVNGASGLVINNGRIEVLGTKVLGYVAQNFGLSAIDTTTVRNNGDIYVNGDNNVALNVLANKANADVQSLGGTITVDGSGDINYRNFAVFVEGDNSYRATGNIASQIILNARGAVGVHARGNALINVQPSATIQFNGENQIGYYAYGPQAEIDLATATLGDNGQAGTILFAIDHGASFTGSSTGSLANPYNLTVSGAGSVAVHTNGRDGSTASRLLTGDAQIHVKGEQAVGVKVTGGAQGVISDGAILLENNNTTAVVVDGRDYKINGNISTTTLPTIVDSHADISTQSSQSGIKGYDVSYNGQLILGNDSGMQLGGSDNIGVYLHNGGIATNNSDIAVEGDNNLGVYIQNQGQLTNRGTISVSRSAGSTGPSSSVGVKVEGSGAVVNKLGVVTANGGLAAVQLINGATLTINGNDNRVDATDGAHGILMDTGAVSLTAQNTTINVSGSGAGIQNNANSSNIKLNNVTINAADGPAIRTAVTFTADDSNANTGNVLNVMGDDSNFSGAGFAFENEDGSNTTGDLHIGSGYTINVDNATHTATGDAIRARTDGSVDTQANIYVDAAGGAAIYAPIALGSISNGGVINSFSEGSNIVQAALAGAFTNTGSITAGSTTSQMDVIDISGAGTGSRTILNDTNASIIANSQQATLINAGGSANNTITNKGTLQAVSDTALAIQSGSGNDVITLDGGATRGVINADSGQDRFVWNSGTFAGEVNFSGADGGDSAQLGNVDLFATRHILSEGGTDSQLTLTDTHLWNGAGPSAKIGSLTTDDLAKATNIGTGWNSLAVSGSQADVRIVDNLALSGTTPTISVANGATLRAADNISDATKATLNNYDVATSGSTSKVVLDGTSATQVYSGVISGDGQLERGAIGTTILLGENTYTGNTLIDATGALQIGDGGTSGSLSEATSIIDNGLFTIDLSKELTLSGAIVGTGAFHQIGSGLTRLNGNNSYQAETRVDNGTLLINGDQSAATGLTTVLSGASLGGKGTIGGDVVMNANSILTPGDNSASTLNIKGNLDLTSTTQSNFQLGLAYNQGGDLNDLVNVKDLVLKGQVNVDVSQGGVLWPGSLSSV